Proteins encoded within one genomic window of Streptomyces sp. NBC_00523:
- the rplA gene encoding 50S ribosomal protein L1: MKRSKNLRAADAKIDRERLYAPLEAVRLAKETATTKFDGTVEVAFRLGVDPRKADQMVRGTVNLPHGTGKTARVLVFATGDRAAAAEAAGADIVGSDELIDEVAKGRLDFDAVVATPDLMGKVGRLGRVLGPRGLMPNPKTGTVTPDVVKAVNDIKGGKIEFRVDKHSNLHFIIGKVSFDETKLVENYAAALEEVLRLKPSAAKGRYIKKAALATTMGPGIPLDSNRTRNLLTEEDPAAV, encoded by the coding sequence GTGAAGCGCAGCAAGAACCTCCGCGCTGCGGACGCCAAGATCGACCGGGAGCGCCTGTACGCCCCGCTCGAGGCCGTCCGTCTCGCCAAGGAGACCGCCACCACGAAGTTCGACGGCACCGTCGAGGTCGCCTTCCGCCTGGGTGTTGACCCGCGCAAGGCCGACCAGATGGTCCGCGGCACCGTGAACCTCCCGCACGGCACCGGCAAGACCGCCCGGGTCCTGGTCTTCGCGACCGGTGACCGTGCTGCGGCCGCGGAAGCCGCCGGCGCCGACATCGTCGGCTCCGACGAGCTCATCGACGAGGTGGCGAAGGGCCGTCTGGACTTCGACGCCGTCGTCGCGACCCCGGACCTCATGGGCAAGGTCGGCCGTCTCGGCCGCGTGCTCGGTCCGCGTGGTCTGATGCCGAACCCGAAGACCGGTACGGTCACCCCCGATGTCGTGAAGGCTGTCAACGACATCAAGGGCGGCAAGATCGAGTTCCGCGTCGACAAGCACTCGAACCTGCACTTCATCATCGGCAAGGTCTCCTTCGACGAGACCAAGCTGGTGGAGAACTACGCAGCGGCGCTGGAAGAGGTCCTCCGCCTCAAGCCGTCCGCGGCGAAGGGCCGTTACATCAAGAAGGCCGCCCTGGCGACCACGATGGGCCCCGGCATCCCGCTGGACTCCAACCGCACCCGTAACCTCCTCACCGAGGAGGACCCGGCCGCCGTCTGA